The genome window TCCTGTAGCTGTGGATCAGACCTGCAACCTGTAGAGGAGGAATTTTAGCCCATTTTTCCTGGCAGAACTTCTTTAGCTTTGTCATATTCTTTGGACGGCTCATGTGTATGGCCCTCTTCAAGTCAATCCATAGcatctctattgggttgaggtctGGGCTTTGACTTGGCCAGTCCAAAAGGcggattttgtttttctgaagTCATTCTATTGTAGACTTGTTGTGATTTGGGTCGTTGTCCTGTGGCATCACCCATCTTCTACACAGTTTCAGCTGACGTACAGACATTCCACATTATCCTGAATAATTGTCTGATATAGTTGGGAATTCATCTTTTCCACAATGATTGCAAGCTGGCCATGCCCTGATGCACCAGTGCATGCCCAAATAATGATGTTTCCTACACCATACTTTACAGTTGAGATCATGTTTTCATGATGATGTGCCCTTTCTATTCCAAATGTAGCACTGTGTTTTTTACAAgtagtaaaataaattttttgtttcatcagtccaCACATCATTTTGCAAATATCGCTGTGGAGTGTCAATGTGCTCTTGCAAACTTCAGGTAGGCAGCAATGTTTTTTTAGTAAGCAGTGGCTTCCTTTGTGGTGTCCTGCCATGGATACCCTTCTTGTTTAGTGTTTTACATATTGTAAGGACTCATGAACAGAGATGTTTGTCAGTTCCAATGATGCCTTCAATTCTTTGGCTGTCATTGGGGGTTGTGTCATTAGTGCCCAGTTCTTGTTCTTGTTCTTGTGCAGAGCAAACTTCAAAAGTTTGAGGGGTTTTATCAGTCAAAGTAGCTGTAGTCTACACCTCCAAACTTATTATCTTAACCAGACTCCAGGTGTGTTAAAACCTAACTCCAATGAGTTTTTTTGAGGTCATTAACTCAAgtgttcacatactttttccacAAACACTATGTGGTTTTTTGGTTGTTATAAATAAAGGCATGAAAGATCAgaatttttgtgttatttttagacgcattggggcggtttcccagacagggtttatcctagtcccagacttaaatgcatgtttgagctgctttaatcGAAAAACACCTTTGTCctgtttaattttaacacattttgttgACATTGTTTTATCTTTAGATGCACACCTTTAGTGTTTTTTTGTAAtgcatgtttataaaaacttcttaaattacCTAACCTTAACAAGGCCTAAACCgggattaacctaaaccctgcTTAGGAAACCGCCtcattatgtttgtcaataccctttacttagatgaagatcagatcacattttatgacaaatttattcagaaaaccatgAAATTCCATGAAGTTtcacatacatttctttgtgttGGCATCAGTTTGGTGTGTCgcctttacaataaaaaaaataataatttaagttCTTGAGCGTGTAGTATataatgttaaaatactttttcCTATAGAGTACAAGTCAGCCATGCGTAGGTTGACTACCCAAAGTTTAAACCTACTGACTCTAGCACTTTCAAAACATTGACCTGCTTGTTCAAGCTATCCCATGTCTGCCTCGATCAATGCTTTGAGTCTGGGACAAAACTACTTTTTGTCCAACCAATGGCAGATTGGGGATTTTTGGGAGATAATTagtaaacatttgtttaatgactAGCAAGGTGATAAATCCAGATCACCCAAAACACTGAAACCTTGTAAATGGTAAGTGGCTACAAAATGTTTAATTCATGTCATGAATTTGACCTAAGTGAAGACTTTCAATCATTTTGCATAAACATTTGTATCCACGTGGTACAAAGGTGACATTCgtttaaagtaaaaaacaaactgCTGCTTCATTTTATATTGGGCATAGGTGCATTAAAGTTACAGCAGCCAACCTGAACATCTGCTTCTCGGATGTTTAAGTtgaatttaatgatttatgCGAAAATAACTTATAGATCATAAACCATATGAGTATTTAAAAGGCCAAATACTAAAATATAGACCAAAATACATATATAAAGTATATATGCTGATTCAAAAACTAATTTAGGCTTCACAAAGGCTTCACAAACACAATTTAGGCCAAATGTGATTCTGTGTACTTTGGGTTTTGTGGGTGAACTGTAGATGTCTGTCTCAgcatgtgtgcatttgtgtgtttgttcttATTCGCTCCCTGCAGCTGCTGCGTGAACTGAAGCACCCCAATGTGATCTCACTGCAGAAGGTTTTCCTGTCACATGCAGACCGCAAAGTGTGGCTTCTCTTCGACTACGCCGAACACGACCTTTGGGTAATATGCGCACTTGCGTACTCACGCGCGCACAAATATTTGTATACGTGTTTTTGCTGAGGGTGTGCGTGTCTTTGCAGCACATCATCAAGTTCCACAGAGCCTCCAAAGCCAATAAGAAGCCTCTTCAGTTGCCGCGTGGGATGGTAAAGTCATTGCTCTACCAGATCCTGGATGGCATCCACTATTTACATGCCAACTGGGTCCTGCACAGAGACCTGGTGAGCAGAAGTGTTCGAGAGATTTAAATAAACAGTATAGCGGGTGTCGTATCCATCCAGACGTGTTTTATTTGACATGTTTATCATTAGTTTAGTGAAATGTTTTGGCATGTGAGATGATGAATAAAACAAGGCCTGTAAAATCTCATATCTCACGTATGAGTCATCTCGCCTCATAATAGCTGTAAGAGTGGAATGATATGAAATCGGAACGACACCTCATGACAAAATCCCAGTAGGTGGCAGCATTACAATTATTTGCTTGGGATTTAGGTGGCATTAACAACTGCATAACCTATAGAAGGGCTGTAAATTAATACATGTGAGCAAGTGTGCAATTTCCTAAAATTATATCCTTTTATATTCGTAAAATAAGAAATGTAGCACAACATATTCCATCGCAACCCAGTTATCCATGTATGAAATTATTGCCAATACACAGCCCTAATAGCCAGGAAACACTTTTGAGTAAAAGATGGGTTAGCATGTACCTAAAATTGAGTTTTTTGCCTGATGGACAGTAACTTCATTAAAAATTGAAGCAAACATAAGACTGGTCCTGTAGCATTGTTGCATTAGCAACACAAACTTCATTGGTTCGACCCCTAGGGAACACATGTAGTGATAAAATGTAAACCTTGTGTTGCACTGTAAGTGGGTCAATTTTTatgtccgtatggttcaattaaatgtaaaatggttaaaatttcaaaataaatgtgcatattacttgcatacattttcttttttgaggaccaagtctaaaatttttggttttatattcattttgaCAGAATATTttggggataattgcaaaaatgtcaatgtggtgtaaccggtctgtgtcaattgctGTAActagtatattttttaatgaaaatataaatattttaataaaaaatttggaataaaatataatcatctagtttagtgtaatatgatattttttaacatacatatttacatcatttgtcaaagattatttagaaaacagagctgtttcagcatatgtcaggacaaatattaaaaaaaatgcattcaaatTTACATTAAGAAATtactaataaattatatttttaaataatatatatatattttttgatgatGATTATGCTTACATTCCATTAgggaaataaaatatttaatatttctcattaatggcgcaattggcggttacaccattttaCGTTTTTTTAGGTCCTTTCAGTcgtaactttcataaaaattgtgCAAACATAATTTTTTGGCTGCATACAATTAACATAAATATACTATAAGCCTGAtgtatgcttttaaaacaatttctcatcttgccaaagcgtttttgtcactgacccaagTCGCTTTTGGCTAAAAGTCTCCACCTAAATGCATATCTAAACTTGTATATGATGGCCCACTGCGTTGTCAATAAGGCAAGATAATAAATGCCTCTCATAGGATCAAAaatctgttttcatttaaaatgtttaaaatgtctttacatttttttatttgcagatgtttacttaaatggtCTCTGTGTACAGaatgttatgatacacttgATGCAGACTGAAAGTTTCAACTAAACACTTTTGACCTTTAACTATTTTACCACAGAAACCTGCCAACATATTGGTAATGGGAGAAGGTCCCGAAAGAGGACGTGTGAAGATAGGTATGACATCATCTGTATGACATCAGTGCAAATGCATGTGCGTGTGTTAAGCATATTAATTCTGTAATTGTGCAGCGGATATGGGTTTTGCACGGCTCTTCAATTCACCGCTGAAGCCTTTAGCAGATCTGGACCCTGTAGTTGTTACATTCTGGTACAGAGCACCAGAACTTCTGCTGGGAGCCAGACATTACACCAAAGCCATCGGTAAGACGCTTATCTGAGAGTTTGTTATACAAGGCAAAATCCCATCAGTGCACTTTACTCTTATCATTGTTCTTCAGATATCTGGGCGATTGGCTGTATCTTTGCTGAGCTTTTGACCTCGGAGCCGATCTTCCACTGTCGACAGGAGGATATCAAGACCAGTAATCCGTACCATCACGATCAGCTGGACCGCATCTTCAATGTCATGGGTTTTCCTGCAGGTGCTCCTTATACACCATTGAAATGTGTTGCAAGATGCAAAGTTAATATTTCAATTCGCAGTTACATTTATCAAAGCAACTTATAATGCATTCAATTCAAATATGCAATTTATCAGTATGGAATCAAATCCACAACCTTTTTGTTGCTGACGCAATGCTCTGccagttgagctacagtaaTGCAGCGTTTAAAATCATCAGCCTGATGTAATTTTCTTCTCAGACAAAGACTGGGAAGACATTAAGAAGATGCCGGAACACTCAACATTGATGAAAGACTTTAGGAGGAATACGTTAGTTTGATTTCATCTTTACATTGTTTTTATCGGTAAAGCTGATTTGATCTATAATGCTTATCCCTCTTGCTGTAGGTACACTAACTGCAGCCTTATAAAGTATATGGAAAAACATAAAGTCAAACCCGACAGCAAAGCATTCCACTTGGTGAGTGGGCTAAAATGATAGCTTATTACAAATCTAGATGCTTCTATAGAGACAATAAACTTATGAACTCCCTCTCAGCTGCAAAAGCTGCTCACTATGGACCCAATCCGCCGAATCACATCCGAGCAAGCCATGCAAGATCCGTACTTCCTAGAGGAGCCTTTACCCACATCTGAGTAAGTGACGACATTATGCTGTTATGATTAAGATTATGTGCAGTTTATGTACTCTAGAATTAATTACCATAATAAGCACTTTTTAGATGAGACCatctctaaaaaaacaaatctCTGTGTTTTGTTTAGTGTCTTTGCTGGATGCCAGATTCCTTATCCCAAACGAGAATTCCTTACAGAAGAAGAGCCTGAGGATAAGGCAGACAAAGTAAGAAATGTGTGTCTCATTTCTTTTATTCTATTAAGATTGGATTttatggggcgtacacaccaaacgcgaatgcAAACAGACGCAAAGTCATGCGGGGTGATGCAAATTATGCAAATTGGGCAGGGAAATTGCTACAAACACGCTATTTGCCTTAAAAGCGTCTTCTGctcaagtttaaaaaaattcaacttgAGCAAAAAATTTCCCTGACCCAACGTTTAATCCAGTAAGTAATATTGAACAAGGAATGCGATGCAAATACACGCTTTGCTTTTGGTGTGTACGGCCTATTAGACATATCACAAGCATTGCTTGGAGTTTTGTTACTAAGGCTACATTTACATTAGTgcatttttgtcttaaaacgcATTACTTTGCTATGGTTTTGATGTAGCGTCAAGACACCCTATCATATGACCACTACACTTCTAAAAGATTACCATGACCAGttgcaatttatttaagcacattgtgtattttttaataacacaaACACCCACAACAAGCACATAAGTACTACGATAATGTTTTCGCATTATAGattgatttaattttaaaattgtGTAACCGCACTAGTGTTTATGTAGCCTAAAGGAGGTTGCATACGGGGCGAGAAGCACAGTACGTCGTGATGAGGATAAatcgcaggtattgcacaccagACACGTGCATTCTGTAGTGCAAGCTTAGTCAGACAGTCTGGAGATAGCTTACGGCGCAGCTCGTTCTCGCAGTATTTTGCTGTCATAAACCGATTGGTCTGGGCAGCAACGCACACTGCATGCTACACTTGTTTTGGCATATAAATAATGGCACATCAGGgagaaattataaatgtaaaactatA of Paramisgurnus dabryanus chromosome 22, PD_genome_1.1, whole genome shotgun sequence contains these proteins:
- the cdk8 gene encoding cyclin-dependent kinase 8 isoform X2: MDYDFKVKLTGERERVEDLFEYEGCKVGRGTYGHVYKAKRKDGKDDKDYALKQIEGTGISMSACREIALLRELKHPNVISLQKVFLSHADRKVWLLFDYAEHDLWHIIKFHRASKANKKPLQLPRGMVKSLLYQILDGIHYLHANWVLHRDLKPANILVMGEGPERGRVKIADMGFARLFNSPLKPLADLDPVVVTFWYRAPELLLGARHYTKAIDIWAIGCIFAELLTSEPIFHCRQEDIKTSNPYHHDQLDRIFNVMGFPADKDWEDIKKMPEHSTLMKDFRRNTYTNCSLIKYMEKHKVKPDSKAFHLLQKLLTMDPIRRITSEQAMQDPYFLEEPLPTSDVFAGCQIPYPKREFLTEEEPEDKADKKNQQQQQQQGNNHTNGAGHTGNPDNSHAQGPPLKKVRVVPPTTTSSGLIMTSDYQRTNPHAAYQNPGPSTSLPQSSMGYSSTSQQPPQYSHQTHRY
- the cdk8 gene encoding cyclin-dependent kinase 8 isoform X1, giving the protein MDYDFKVKLTGERERVEDLFEYEGCKVGRGTYGHVYKAKRKDGKDDKDYALKQIEGTGISMSACREIALLRELKHPNVISLQKVFLSHADRKVWLLFDYAEHDLWHIIKFHRASKANKKPLQLPRGMVKSLLYQILDGIHYLHANWVLHRDLKPANILVMGEGPERGRVKIADMGFARLFNSPLKPLADLDPVVVTFWYRAPELLLGARHYTKAIDIWAIGCIFAELLTSEPIFHCRQEDIKTSNPYHHDQLDRIFNVMGFPADKDWEDIKKMPEHSTLMKDFRRNTYTNCSLIKYMEKHKVKPDSKAFHLLQKLLTMDPIRRITSEQAMQDPYFLEEPLPTSDVFAGCQIPYPKREFLTEEEPEDKADKVRNKNQQQQQQQGNNHTNGAGHTGNPDNSHAQGPPLKKVRVVPPTTTSSGLIMTSDYQRTNPHAAYQNPGPSTSLPQSSMGYSSTSQQPPQYSHQTHRY